CCGCCGTGACGACGCCGGCCGAGGCGAGCAGCGCCATGTGGCCGACGCCCTCGGAGCCGAAGGCGAGTTCGGAGCGCGAACCGAGGAAGACCAGGTAGCCGAGGGCCGGCAGGAACTGGACGGCCGTCTCGGCCGCCAGCGACTCCAGGCCGCCGATGTTGACCTGCTTCTTCACCAGGCCGTAGACGGCGAAGGAGAAGGCGAGGACGAGGGAGATCCACGGCGGGCGCCCGTACCCCACCGCCAGGACCAGCACGGCCGCGAAGCCGATGCCGACCGCCGCCCACTGCGCCGGGCGGAGGCGCTCCTTCAGGACGAGGACGCCGAGCGCGATCGTCACCAGCGGGTTGATGAAGTAGCCGAGCGAGGACTCGACGACGTGCCCGTTGTTCACCGACCAGATGTAGAGGCCCCAGTTCACGGTGATGACGGTCGCGGCGATCGTCAGCAGGCCCAGCTTGCGCGGGCTGGCCGCCAGCTCCCGCACCCAGCCCCAGCGGCGCAGCACCAGGAGGGTGAGGCCGACGAAGGCGAACGACCACACCATCCGGTGCGCCAGGATCTCGCCCGCGCCGGCCGGCTTGAGGAGCGGCCAGTAGAGCGGGAACAGGCCCCAGATCGCATACGCGGCGATGCCGTACAGCAGGCCGGCACGGCTCTCGCCGCCTTCCGTCGTCCCGGCCGTTCCGACCGTTCCGGC
The Streptomyces roseofulvus genome window above contains:
- the rarD gene encoding EamA family transporter RarD, giving the protein MGGRETDGTAGTVGTAGTTEGGESRAGLLYGIAAYAIWGLFPLYWPLLKPAGAGEILAHRMVWSFAFVGLTLLVLRRWGWVRELAASPRKLGLLTIAATVITVNWGLYIWSVNNGHVVESSLGYFINPLVTIALGVLVLKERLRPAQWAAVGIGFAAVLVLAVGYGRPPWISLVLAFSFAVYGLVKKQVNIGGLESLAAETAVQFLPALGYLVFLGSRSELAFGSEGVGHMALLASAGVVTAVPLICFGAAAIRVPLSTLGLLQYLAPVFQFLLGVVYFHEAMPPERWAGFSLVWLALTLLTWDALRTARRSRAAVARAAEEAATRLTAEETSPRPTAGEAATRPTAEKAAGPLPAPDDVRA